The genome window CGCAGTCCCGGTCAGCCGAGCGGTCCGGGACCTTCCACTGCCGGCCGGCCGGGCGGGCGAACCTGCGGTCCGGGACTTTCCACTGCCAGCCGGCCGGGCCGGCGAACCCGCGGAGCAGGACTTCCCACTACCAGCCGGCCGGGCCGGCGAACCCGCGGAGCAGGACTTCCCACTACCAGCCGGCCTGCCGGGCGAACCACCGGCGCTCCCAGTCAGCCGAGCAGTGCAGGGTTTCTCACCGCCGGGCGCGGCTGCCGCACTCCCGGTCAGCCGAGCGGTCCAAGACCTCCCACTCCTGGCCGCCCCGACGAGCGAGACCCTCACACTGCCCATCCCAGCCAACCCGACAACTGGAACCACGGCACTGCCGGTCAGCCGAGCCCTCCCAGCCAACCCGACGACCGGAACCGCCGCGCTGCCGGTCAGCCGAGCCGTGCAAGACCTCCCGGCCGGCCGCACGAACGAGCCCCCCGCTCTCCCGGTAACACCGAGGGCCGAGCAGCCCCTCGTGGTCGCGCGAACCCTGGACGCCCTGGCACCGCTGCCCACCCAGCCGACCGCAACAGTCCCGAAGGCCGGCAGCTCCCTGGCCCGGTCACTCGAGACACCAGCCACCCACAACGTCGAAACCACCGAACCGACGCTGGCCTACCTCCTTCCGCCGGCGACAACCCACGACGAACCCACCCAACCGGCACCCACCAGCCAAGACACACCCGCCATCCAGCGCGCCCCAGAACCGGAACCCGCACCGGCAGCACCAGCATCGCCGGCAGCGACCCCAACCCCACCGCCACCGGAAACCGAAGAACTCGTCAAAAAGCTCTTCGACCCGCTCCTGCGACGCCTCAAGACCGAACTCCGCCTGGACCGTGAACGCCGGGGCGCGCTCACCGACCGCTCGCACTGAAGGAGAAGCCGATGCCGGACACCGAAGAGGCCGTCGCCGTCTGCTACGTCGTCAAACTGGACGACAAGAACCTCGGCAACCTCGGCGCCTTCTCCAGCTGTGACGGGCTGGGGTGCGAATTCGTCATGGAACAGCGGGAAGAGGGCGGCAACAACGGCATGGTCTGGCAGCTGCCGACCCGGATCAAGTACTCGAACATCAAGCTCTCGCGGCCGGTCACCGCGGCTAGCTCGCAGATCACCAAGTGGTTCGCCAGCCTCGCGAGCGGGATCGAGCGCAAGACCGCCACCATCGAGGCGCGCACCCTCGAAGGGACCGTCATCGCCAGCTGGGCCCTGGAAGGCGTCGTCCCGGTGCGCTGGAGCGGGCCGCAGCTCTCGCCCGACTCGCCCAAGGTCGCCACCGAGACCCTCGAGCTGGCCCACCACGGCTTCCTCAGCCCGGCGAAGAAGGGCTAGCCATGTCCTCACCCGTCACCTTCACCTCGGCCGGCTCCGCGCCGCCCGCTGCCTACGGGTCCGGTGAGCCCGCGCCGAACAACCTGCAGCGCGCCTTGCTGGAAGTGCGGAAGCCGCCGCAGTCCGGGGGGACCGGGCAGCCGCCGGGGGAGAAGATGTTCGACATCAAGTTCCAGTTCAACCCCAAGGAACTGTCGCTGAGCAAGAACGCCAAGTGGGGGCGGGACGCGCAGCCGAACGCCAAGAAGAGCGCGCCGCCGCAGTTCAAGGGGTCCGATCCGGCGAAGCTGGCGCTGGAGATGTTCCTCGACGCCACCGACAAGATGGACGACGCCGTCGTCAAGAAGGTCGAGCAGCTGTTCACCTGCTGCGTGGCCACCGAGGACAGCCGCCAGCACCGCAAACCCTCGCCGCCGTGGGTGATCTTCAAGTGGGGTGGCATGACCGGCTTCCCCGCCTACGTCTCCAGCGTGACGGCCAAGTACACGCTCTTCACACCGTCGGGGACGCCGGTCCGCGCGGTCTGCACGGTGAACCTGGAGGAGATCGCGGGTGAGCTGAGCGGCCAGAACCCGACGTCCGGCGCGCTCGCGGCCCGGGACACCCACGTGCTCGTCGCCGGGGATTCGCTGCCCTCCATCGCGTTCCGGGCCTACGGCGACCCCGGCCGGTGGCGCGAGATCGCCGACGCCAACGACATCGACGACCCGATGCGGCTGCGGCCCGGCACCCGGCTGCTGGTGCCCGCGCTGGAGGAGCTCGATGGCTAACGAGACCTTCACCAACACCCTCGTCGTCGAGGTCGAGGGCACCCCGCTGGCCGACGACGTCAAGGTGATGCTCAGCTACGCCTACGTCGACGACAGCCGGAACCTGCCGGACACGTTCGTGCTGCGCTTCCGCGACCCCGGGTCCGTCGTGCTGGACAAGGGCAAGTTCAAGGTCGGGGCGAAGGTCACGCTCAAGGTCCAGACGTCCGATCCCGAAGGCCCGCAAGAGCTGATGGCCGGTGAAGTCACCGCGGTCGCGATCGACCTGGACCCGCACGGCACGTTCACCGAGGTCCGCGGGTACGACCAGGCGCACCGGTTGTTCCGCGGCCGCCGGGTGGCGGCGTACCCGAACATGACGATCTCGGACGTCGTGCGCAAGATCGCCGGGCGCGCGGGCATCGCGGCCGGGAAGATCGACGACGTCCGGGGCTTCGGCGGCCGCCCGAACACCCAGCTGAGCCAGGACAACGTCAGTGACTGGGAGTTCCTGTCGCGGCTGGCCGACGCGGTGGGCGCGCAGATCGCCGTCCGCGAGGGGAAGCTGAACTTCGAACTCCCCGAAAAACCCTCCGGCGCGCCTTCGACGACGACCAAGGCGACCACGGACCCGCTCGTCCTGGAGGCGCACGGGACGCTGGTCAGCCTCCGCGCGAGCGTCACCGCGGCCGAGCAGGTGCCCGAGGTGCGGGTCAACGGCTGGGACTACGAGCACAAGCAGCCGGTCACCGCCACCGCGACCCCGCGCAACGCGGGCACCGACGTACCCGAGGTGGACCCGGTGGCGCTGGCGAAGAAGTTCGCGAGCCCGCCCTTCCTCGACGCCGCCGCACCCCGGCGCGCCCAGGCCGAAGCGGACGCGACCGCGAAAGCACTGGCCGACCGGTTCGGCAGCGCCTGCACCGAACTCGACGGCGTCGCGAAGGGCAACCCGAAGCTGCGCGCCGGCACCGCGGTCACGCTCACCGGCGTCGGACGGCCCTTCTCCGGCAAGTACACCCTGACCGGCACCCGGCACCTGTTCAACGCCGAAGTCGGCTACACGACCGAATTCACCGTGTCCGGCCGCCAGGAACGCTCGCTCTACGGCCTGGTCGCCGGCGGGGCGAAGAGCTCGCCGTGGCCGGGCGTGGTCCCCGCGCAGGTGAGCGACCTCAAGGACCCGGCGAACCTCGGCCGCGTGAAGCTGACCTTCCCGTGGCTGGACCGGGACTTCACCAGCACCTGGGCCCGCACGGTGCAGCCCGGCGCGGGCAAGGACCGGGGCGCGCTGGTGCTGCCCGAGGTCGGCGACGAGGTCCTGGTCGGCTTCGAACACGGCGACTTCGAAGCGCCCTACGTCCTCGGCGGGCTCCACAACACCAAGGACGCCGCCCCGCGCCTGAGCAAGGACCCCGTCGACGGCACCAGCGGGCAGGTCACCGTCCGCGGGTTCGTCTCGCGGAAGGGGCACAAGCTGGAATTCGCCGAAGACGACGGCATCACCCTGGCCTCCGGTGACGCGAAGTTCGTGGTCAAGATCGACCAGAAGAACCAGGTCATCGAGGTCACCAGCGGCAAGAGCGTCACGGTCAAGGCCCAGAACGGCGTCAGCATTGACGCCGGGACCGGGCCGCTGGAGCTCAAGGGCCAGAAGGTGACGGTGAAGTCCCAGACCGACGCCAGCATCGAGGCGAGCAGCCGGCTGAAGCTGAACGGCACCGCCGGCGTGAAGGTCGAGGGCGCCACCGTGTCGGTCGCCGGGCAGGGCCAGACGGAACTGACCGCCAGCGGTGTCGTCACCGTGCGCGGCGGCCTGGTCAAGATCAACTGACGGGGGAGCGACATGCCACCAGCCGCGAGGGTCGGCGACCCGACGGGGCACCCGGGCGTCATCGCCGGGCCGGGGGTGCCGACCGTGCTGATCGGCGGGCTGCCCGCCGCGAACGTCGGCACGCTGCACACCTGCTCGTTCCCGCCGCCCGCGGTGCACCCGCCGACGCCGATCGCGCCACCGGGCTGCCCGACCGTCCTGCTCGGCGGCATGCCCGCGGCCCGGATGGGCGACCTGGCCACCTGCGGCGCGCCGATCGTCATGGGCTGCCCGACCGTCCTGATCGGAGGCTGAAGTGACGGTGCCGATGAAGGACTTCCTGGGCCGGGGACTGGCGTTCCCGCTGCACACCGACGCGACCGGGTCGATCGCGCTGGTCGGCGGCGAACGCGAGGTCGTCGAGAGCATCCGGCTGATCCTGGCCACGTCGCCGGGCGAGCGCCCGATGCGCCCGGAGTTCGGCTGCGCGGTCCACGACCTGGTGTTCGCGCCGGCCGACGCGGCGACCGCCGGGCAGATCGCCTACGAGGTGCGGACCGCGCTGGAGCGCTGGGAGCCGCGGATCACCCTCGACGACGTCGTCGTCGGCTTCGACGCGGCCGACCGGGGCACCCTGCTCATCGACATCCGCTACCACCTGCGCGGCACGAACGACCCGCGCAACCTCGTCTTCCCCTTCTACGTGATCCCGCCGCACGAGTCCGCAGCGCTCGATTCCCCAGTGGACGGTGCGTGATGTCCCTGCCGCTGCCCAACCTCGACGACCGCCGGTTCCAGGACCTGGTCGACGAAGCCAAGTACCTGGTCCAGCGCAACTGCCCGGAGTGGACCGACCACAACGTCTCCGACCCGGGCGTCACGCTGATCGAGACGTTCGCGCAGATGGTCGACCAGCTGCTCTACCGGCTCAACCGGGTGCCCGACCGGCACTACCTGCGGTTCCTCGAGCTGATCGGGGTGCGCCTGTTCCCGCCGGCCGCGGCGCGCGCCGACGTGACGTTCTGGCTTTCGGCCGCCCGGGACGTCCCGGTGGTCGTCGCGGCGGGCAAGCAGGTCGCGAGTGTGCGCACCGAGGTCGAGGACCCCGTCGTGTTCACCGTCGAGCGGACGCTGACCATCGTGCCGTGCTCGCTCGCGCACCTGGCGACCAGCACGTCCGACACCGGCCTCCCGCCGGTCGACCGCACCGACGAGCTCCTCGTGGGTGGCGGGCCCGCGGCCTTCGCCGAAACCCCGGCCCCCGGCGACGCGGTCTGCTTCGGCCTGTCGGACGCGGTGCCCGGCTGCGCGGTGCTGCTGCGGCTGGACTGCGAGGTCGAGGGCCAGGGCGTCGACCCGCACGACCCGCCGTGGCGGTGGGAGGCCTGGGACGGCTCCGGCTGGGTGGCGTGCGAGGTCGACCGCGACAGCACCGGCGCGTTCAACCGCGCCGGGGACGTCGTCGTGCACGTCCCGCACGGCCACGAGATGTCGGTGCTCGCCCGCCGACGCGCGGGGTGGCTGCGGTGCCGGCTGGTCGAGGCCAAGGAGAACCAGCCGTTCTACCAGCGCTCGCCACGGCTGCACGCGGTCGAGGCCTCGACCATCGGCGGCACGGCCGGTGCCGTGCACGCCGAGATCATCCGCAACGAGATCGCCGGGACCTCGGACGGCACGCCGGGCCAGCGGTTCCCGCTCGGCCGGCCGCCGGTGGTCGCCGGGGACGGCGAGCTGGTCGTCGAGGTCTCGGGCCCGGACGGCTGGCAGCAGTGGACCGAGGTCCGGTCGTTCGCCGGCTCCGGACCCGGCGACCGGCACGTCGTCCTCGACCGGGTCGGCGGGGAAGTCGTGTTCGGTCCCGCGGTGCGCCAGCCCGAGGGCGGCCTCCGGTACTACGGCGCCGTGCCGGCCAAGTCCGCCGCGATCCGCGTGCCCGAATACCGGTCCGGCGGCGGGCGGCGCGGCAACGTCGCCCGCGAGGTCCTCGAGGTGCAGCGGGACCCGATCCCGTTCGTGAGCAGCGTGGTCAACCGCCGTCCCGCGATCGGCGGGGTGGACGGCGAGTCGGTGCGGGACGCGCAGGTCCGCGGCCCGCTGCTGCTGCGCACCCGCGACCGCGCGGTGACCGCCGAGGACTACGAACAGCTCGCGCGCGAAGCGGCGCCGGAAGCGGCGCGCGTGCGGTGCATCCCGGCGCACGGCGCCGACGGCCGCGAGACCG of Amycolatopsis solani contains these proteins:
- a CDS encoding phage tail protein; translated protein: MPDTEEAVAVCYVVKLDDKNLGNLGAFSSCDGLGCEFVMEQREEGGNNGMVWQLPTRIKYSNIKLSRPVTAASSQITKWFASLASGIERKTATIEARTLEGTVIASWALEGVVPVRWSGPQLSPDSPKVATETLELAHHGFLSPAKKG
- a CDS encoding CIS tube protein codes for the protein MSSPVTFTSAGSAPPAAYGSGEPAPNNLQRALLEVRKPPQSGGTGQPPGEKMFDIKFQFNPKELSLSKNAKWGRDAQPNAKKSAPPQFKGSDPAKLALEMFLDATDKMDDAVVKKVEQLFTCCVATEDSRQHRKPSPPWVIFKWGGMTGFPAYVSSVTAKYTLFTPSGTPVRAVCTVNLEEIAGELSGQNPTSGALAARDTHVLVAGDSLPSIAFRAYGDPGRWREIADANDIDDPMRLRPGTRLLVPALEELDG
- a CDS encoding VgrG-related protein, whose amino-acid sequence is MANETFTNTLVVEVEGTPLADDVKVMLSYAYVDDSRNLPDTFVLRFRDPGSVVLDKGKFKVGAKVTLKVQTSDPEGPQELMAGEVTAVAIDLDPHGTFTEVRGYDQAHRLFRGRRVAAYPNMTISDVVRKIAGRAGIAAGKIDDVRGFGGRPNTQLSQDNVSDWEFLSRLADAVGAQIAVREGKLNFELPEKPSGAPSTTTKATTDPLVLEAHGTLVSLRASVTAAEQVPEVRVNGWDYEHKQPVTATATPRNAGTDVPEVDPVALAKKFASPPFLDAAAPRRAQAEADATAKALADRFGSACTELDGVAKGNPKLRAGTAVTLTGVGRPFSGKYTLTGTRHLFNAEVGYTTEFTVSGRQERSLYGLVAGGAKSSPWPGVVPAQVSDLKDPANLGRVKLTFPWLDRDFTSTWARTVQPGAGKDRGALVLPEVGDEVLVGFEHGDFEAPYVLGGLHNTKDAAPRLSKDPVDGTSGQVTVRGFVSRKGHKLEFAEDDGITLASGDAKFVVKIDQKNQVIEVTSGKSVTVKAQNGVSIDAGTGPLELKGQKVTVKSQTDASIEASSRLKLNGTAGVKVEGATVSVAGQGQTELTASGVVTVRGGLVKIN
- a CDS encoding PAAR domain-containing protein; protein product: MPPAARVGDPTGHPGVIAGPGVPTVLIGGLPAANVGTLHTCSFPPPAVHPPTPIAPPGCPTVLLGGMPAARMGDLATCGAPIVMGCPTVLIGG
- a CDS encoding GPW/gp25 family protein — translated: MKDFLGRGLAFPLHTDATGSIALVGGEREVVESIRLILATSPGERPMRPEFGCAVHDLVFAPADAATAGQIAYEVRTALERWEPRITLDDVVVGFDAADRGTLLIDIRYHLRGTNDPRNLVFPFYVIPPHESAALDSPVDGA
- a CDS encoding putative baseplate assembly protein is translated as MSLPLPNLDDRRFQDLVDEAKYLVQRNCPEWTDHNVSDPGVTLIETFAQMVDQLLYRLNRVPDRHYLRFLELIGVRLFPPAAARADVTFWLSAARDVPVVVAAGKQVASVRTEVEDPVVFTVERTLTIVPCSLAHLATSTSDTGLPPVDRTDELLVGGGPAAFAETPAPGDAVCFGLSDAVPGCAVLLRLDCEVEGQGVDPHDPPWRWEAWDGSGWVACEVDRDSTGAFNRAGDVVVHVPHGHEMSVLARRRAGWLRCRLVEAKENQPFYQRSPRLHAVEASTIGGTAGAVHAEIIRNEIAGTSDGTPGQRFPLGRPPVVAGDGELVVEVSGPDGWQQWTEVRSFAGSGPGDRHVVLDRVGGEVVFGPAVRQPEGGLRYYGAVPAKSAAIRVPEYRSGGGRRGNVAREVLEVQRDPIPFVSSVVNRRPAIGGVDGESVRDAQVRGPLLLRTRDRAVTAEDYEQLAREAAPEAARVRCIPAHGADGRETGAIRVLVVPAVPDTGELAFSALMLDPGMRARIERHLDERRCVGALVSVEPPFYQGVTVVARLRARRRTTAGTLGARATQALYDYFNPLSGGPDGDGWPFGRPVQSGEVFAVLQRLPGVELVEDVRLFAANPITRERGDQADRLDLPPQALAFSFGHQVRVREAGA